A window of Xylophilus sp. GW821-FHT01B05 contains these coding sequences:
- a CDS encoding TetR/AcrR family transcriptional regulator yields MARPLSEEKREAILAAAAELVSSLGTGAPTAKIAAAAGVAEGTLFTYFATKDDLLNELLVDIETELAQALLVSYGATKGPRERVQRVWECLVDWGKANPVQRKAMRQLKVSDRISAQTTQRCNALFGEIRTVIERSLAGHADPKRAPFYIDHVLMGLADIAIEATAANPKNHKQYKEAGFDLFWRGIKA; encoded by the coding sequence ATGGCCCGCCCCCTCAGCGAAGAAAAACGCGAAGCGATCCTGGCCGCCGCCGCCGAACTCGTCTCGAGCTTGGGCACCGGCGCACCCACGGCGAAGATTGCCGCTGCAGCCGGTGTCGCCGAGGGCACGCTGTTCACCTACTTCGCGACCAAGGACGATCTGCTGAACGAGCTCCTGGTTGATATCGAGACCGAGCTGGCGCAGGCGCTGCTCGTTTCCTACGGGGCAACCAAGGGCCCTCGCGAGCGCGTTCAGCGCGTGTGGGAGTGTCTGGTCGACTGGGGCAAAGCGAATCCTGTTCAGCGCAAGGCCATGCGGCAGCTCAAGGTGTCGGACCGCATCAGCGCGCAAACAACCCAGCGCTGCAATGCCTTGTTCGGCGAGATCCGCACAGTGATCGAAAGAAGCCTGGCCGGCCATGCTGACCCCAAGCGCGCCCCTTTCTACATTGACCATGTCCTGATGGGCCTCGCGGATATCGCGATCGAGGCGACGGCTGCGAATCCGAAGAACCACAAGCAGTACAAGGAAGCGGGCTTCGACCTGTTCTGGCGGGGGATCAAGGCCTGA
- a CDS encoding SDR family NAD(P)-dependent oxidoreductase, with protein sequence MSEKIWFITGASRGFGRIWAEDALKRGDKVVATARSLADIAPLADGFGDAVLPLVLDVTNRDQVADVVATAHAHFGRLDIVLNNAGYALVGAIEEASEAEVRAEFDTNVFGPLTVIQAALPLLRAQGSGHIIGVSSIAGVYAGPITGFYHASKWAFEALHESLSKEVAQFGIKVTLLEPGPYATDFSGQSSLKIATGIDAYAETRAQVFAGGATTNFGDPAATSASLFKVVDSDQPPLRFFLGTEGLPVARAAYAERLAVWESWEDASNAAQGQPRKQALDL encoded by the coding sequence ATGTCTGAAAAAATCTGGTTTATTACGGGTGCTTCACGCGGTTTTGGCCGCATCTGGGCAGAAGACGCGCTTAAGCGAGGTGACAAGGTTGTCGCAACAGCGCGATCGCTGGCCGACATCGCGCCCCTTGCCGATGGGTTCGGTGACGCCGTCCTGCCTTTGGTACTGGACGTGACCAACCGCGATCAGGTTGCCGACGTCGTCGCGACGGCGCACGCGCATTTCGGCCGTTTGGATATCGTCTTGAACAATGCCGGCTATGCGCTCGTCGGCGCGATCGAGGAAGCGAGCGAGGCCGAGGTTCGCGCCGAGTTCGACACCAATGTTTTCGGCCCTCTTACCGTTATCCAGGCAGCCCTTCCGCTTCTGCGCGCCCAAGGCAGCGGCCATATCATCGGCGTCTCGAGCATCGCGGGGGTCTATGCCGGCCCGATCACCGGCTTCTATCACGCCTCCAAGTGGGCGTTCGAAGCTCTCCACGAGAGCCTTTCGAAGGAAGTCGCGCAGTTCGGCATCAAGGTCACGCTCCTGGAGCCCGGCCCGTACGCGACAGACTTTTCGGGCCAATCCTCGCTGAAGATCGCCACGGGCATTGACGCCTATGCCGAGACGCGAGCACAGGTGTTCGCCGGCGGCGCAACCACGAATTTCGGCGATCCTGCCGCGACCTCGGCGTCCCTGTTCAAGGTCGTGGATTCCGACCAGCCGCCGCTGCGCTTCTTCCTTGGTACCGAAGGGCTGCCGGTGGCGCGCGCCGCCTATGCTGAGCGTCTGGCCGTTTGGGAGTCCTGGGAGGATGCCTCCAATGCAGCGCAAGGCCAGCCCAGGAAACAAGCCCTCGACCTTTGA
- the guaA gene encoding glutamine-hydrolyzing GMP synthase, whose amino-acid sequence MQHQKILILDFGSQVTQLIARRVREAHVFCEVHPCDVTDEWVREYAADGQLKGVILSGSHASVYEDSTDKAPQAVFELGVPVLGICYGMQAMAHQLGGKVEGGHKREFGFAEVRAHGHTRLLQDIQDFATAEGHGMLNVWMSHGDKVTELPPGFKLMASTPSCPIAGMADEARSFYAVQFHPEVTHTTQGGALLHRFVLDICGTQADWIMGDYIEEAVAHIRAQVGDEEVILGLSGGVDSSVAAALIHRAIGDQLTCVFVDHGLLRLNEGDMVMDMFVGKLHAKVIRADASELFLGKLAGVTDPEAKRKIIGGEFVTVFKQEAAKLKGEGAKGAKWLAQGTIYPDVIESGGAKSKKAVTIKSHHNVGGLPEQLGLKLLEPLRELFKDEVRELGVALGLPPEMVYRHPFPGPGLGVRILGEVKKEYADLLRAADAIFIEELRNFRDEPTGKTWYELTSQAFTVFLPVKSVGVMGDGRTYDYVVALRAVQTSDFMTADWAELPYALLKKVSGRIINEVRGINRVTYDVSSKPPATIEWE is encoded by the coding sequence ATGCAACACCAGAAAATCCTCATCCTCGACTTCGGCTCGCAGGTGACCCAGCTCATCGCCCGCCGCGTGCGCGAGGCGCATGTGTTCTGCGAAGTCCACCCCTGCGACGTCACCGACGAGTGGGTGCGCGAGTACGCAGCCGATGGGCAGTTGAAGGGCGTGATCCTCTCCGGCAGCCATGCCAGCGTCTACGAAGACAGCACCGACAAGGCGCCGCAGGCAGTGTTTGAGTTGGGCGTGCCGGTGCTGGGCATCTGCTACGGCATGCAGGCCATGGCGCACCAGTTGGGTGGCAAGGTCGAAGGCGGCCACAAGCGCGAGTTCGGCTTTGCCGAAGTCCGCGCGCATGGCCACACCAGGCTGTTGCAAGACATCCAGGATTTCGCCACCGCCGAAGGGCACGGCATGCTCAACGTCTGGATGAGCCACGGCGACAAGGTTACCGAGCTGCCTCCGGGCTTCAAGCTCATGGCCAGCACGCCGAGTTGCCCGATCGCCGGCATGGCCGACGAAGCACGTAGCTTCTACGCCGTGCAGTTCCACCCCGAGGTCACCCACACCACCCAAGGCGGGGCGCTGCTGCACCGTTTCGTGCTGGACATCTGCGGCACCCAGGCCGACTGGATCATGGGCGACTACATCGAAGAAGCCGTGGCGCATATCCGTGCGCAGGTGGGCGATGAAGAAGTCATTCTTGGCTTGTCGGGCGGTGTCGATTCATCCGTGGCCGCCGCGCTGATCCACCGCGCCATTGGCGACCAACTGACCTGTGTGTTCGTCGATCATGGCCTGTTGCGCCTGAACGAGGGCGACATGGTGATGGACATGTTCGTTGGCAAGCTGCACGCGAAGGTAATCCGTGCTGATGCCAGCGAGTTGTTCCTCGGCAAGCTGGCAGGCGTGACCGACCCGGAAGCCAAGCGCAAGATCATCGGCGGCGAGTTCGTCACGGTGTTCAAGCAAGAGGCTGCCAAGCTCAAGGGCGAGGGTGCCAAGGGCGCCAAGTGGCTGGCCCAGGGCACGATCTACCCAGACGTGATCGAGTCCGGCGGCGCCAAGAGCAAGAAGGCCGTCACCATCAAGAGCCACCACAACGTCGGCGGCCTGCCCGAACAACTGGGCCTGAAGCTGCTGGAGCCGCTGCGCGAGCTGTTCAAGGATGAAGTGCGCGAACTGGGCGTGGCCCTGGGCCTGCCGCCCGAGATGGTCTACCGCCACCCCTTCCCCGGCCCCGGCCTGGGCGTGCGCATCCTGGGCGAGGTGAAGAAAGAGTACGCCGACCTGCTGCGCGCAGCTGACGCCATCTTCATCGAAGAGCTGCGCAACTTCCGCGACGAGCCGACCGGCAAGACCTGGTACGAACTCACCAGTCAGGCTTTCACCGTATTCCTTCCGGTGAAGAGCGTAGGCGTGATGGGCGACGGCCGCACCTACGACTACGTCGTCGCCCTGCGTGCCGTCCAGACCAGCGACTTCATGACCGCCGACTGGGCCGAGCTGCCCTACGCGCTGCTCAAGAAGGTGTCGGGCCGGATCATCAATGAAGTGCGTGGCATCAACCGTGTGACCTACGACGTGTCGAGCAAGCCGCCTGCGACGATTGAGTGGGAATAG
- a CDS encoding 3-(methylthio)propionyl-CoA ligase, whose protein sequence is MLGLMQTHPLLISSLILSAERHHGDSEIVSRRVEGDIHKCTWRDVARRSRQLAQALDSMDLKFSDRVATLAWNGYRHLELYIGVSGSGRVLHTINPRLPPNQVAWIANHAEDQVLCFDLTFLPLIQAVHADCKTIRKYVALCDADRLPSDTGIPNLISYEDWINEHSNEYQWPTFDENTASSMCYTSGTTGNPKGVLYSHRSTLLHAFAIPLPDGMNLSASGAVLPVVPMFHVNAWGIPYSAMLTGCKLVFPGPAMDGKSIYELIESEGVTCAAGVPTVWQMLLAHVQSEDLSFSTLRKLMVGGAAVNSGMIKGFEERGAEVMQVWGMTETSPLGTAYAPKSKHSKLTLEEQRTLRLKQGRVGFGIDMRIVGPAGEEVPWDGRTFGDLQVKGYWVLREYFKGEGSSPLDGDWFRTGDVATIDPDGFMQITDRTKDIIKSGGEWISSIAVENIAMSHPDVQMVACVGVPHPKWDERPIIVVVRRPRSDVTREELLQLYKGTTEKWQVPDDVVFVDTIPLGATGKILKTKLREMLKDYVLPTA, encoded by the coding sequence ATGCTGGGACTGATGCAAACGCATCCACTGCTGATCTCGTCGCTCATTTTGTCCGCCGAACGGCATCACGGCGACAGCGAGATCGTCTCTCGCCGAGTAGAAGGCGATATTCACAAGTGCACTTGGCGCGACGTGGCACGGCGTTCCAGGCAACTGGCACAGGCACTTGACTCAATGGACCTGAAGTTTTCGGATCGCGTTGCAACTCTGGCGTGGAACGGCTATCGCCACCTGGAACTGTACATCGGTGTATCGGGATCGGGCCGCGTACTGCACACGATCAATCCGCGCCTACCGCCAAATCAGGTTGCATGGATTGCCAATCATGCGGAGGATCAGGTGCTGTGCTTCGATCTGACTTTCTTGCCGCTCATACAAGCTGTTCATGCCGATTGCAAGACCATCAGGAAGTACGTCGCGTTGTGCGATGCCGATCGGCTTCCAAGCGATACCGGCATCCCAAACCTCATCAGCTATGAGGATTGGATCAATGAGCATTCGAACGAGTATCAGTGGCCGACGTTCGACGAGAACACGGCATCCAGCATGTGCTACACGAGCGGAACGACCGGCAACCCCAAAGGCGTGCTCTACAGTCACCGGTCCACGCTTTTGCACGCGTTCGCGATACCACTGCCCGACGGCATGAATCTGTCTGCGAGTGGCGCCGTCCTACCCGTAGTCCCGATGTTTCATGTCAACGCCTGGGGAATTCCATACTCGGCGATGCTCACCGGGTGCAAGCTCGTATTTCCCGGTCCAGCCATGGATGGAAAATCGATCTACGAACTCATCGAAAGTGAAGGCGTTACTTGCGCGGCTGGAGTGCCTACCGTCTGGCAAATGCTCCTCGCACACGTGCAATCGGAGGACCTGAGCTTCTCAACTCTGCGCAAGCTCATGGTCGGTGGCGCGGCGGTGAATTCCGGCATGATCAAGGGCTTCGAAGAACGAGGCGCGGAAGTCATGCAGGTCTGGGGCATGACAGAAACCAGCCCCCTGGGAACAGCCTATGCACCCAAGTCTAAGCATTCGAAACTTACTCTCGAAGAGCAGCGCACCCTGCGCTTGAAACAAGGCCGGGTAGGATTTGGTATCGACATGCGCATCGTCGGGCCGGCCGGCGAGGAAGTTCCTTGGGACGGTCGGACGTTCGGCGACCTTCAGGTCAAGGGCTACTGGGTCCTGCGCGAATATTTCAAGGGTGAGGGTAGCAGTCCGCTAGATGGCGACTGGTTTCGCACTGGAGACGTCGCAACAATCGATCCAGATGGCTTCATGCAAATTACCGACCGAACCAAGGACATCATCAAGTCTGGTGGCGAATGGATCAGTTCCATCGCGGTGGAGAACATCGCCATGTCTCACCCCGACGTCCAAATGGTTGCCTGCGTCGGAGTGCCCCACCCAAAATGGGACGAGCGCCCAATCATCGTTGTGGTGAGACGGCCCCGATCGGACGTCACGCGCGAGGAGTTGCTGCAGTTGTACAAAGGCACGACTGAGAAATGGCAGGTTCCGGATGACGTGGTGTTCGTCGACACAATCCCACTGGGAGCAACTGGGAAGATCCTCAAGACAAAGCTGCGAGAGATGCTGAAGGACTATGTTCTGCCGACTGCCTGA
- a CDS encoding SDR family oxidoreductase: MDQTANPRGVALVVGAGDATGSAIGARFAREGYVACLTRRSADKLEPAVERIRKAGGQAFGYGSDARKEDDVVALIDQIEKERGPIEVMAFNIGANVPSSILEETGRKYMKIWEMAAFSAFLNAREVARRMVARGRGTILFTGATAGTRGAANFAAFAGAKHSLRALAQSMARELGPRGIHVAHIVVDGAIDTEFIRSNFPERYALKEQDGILNPEHIAENYWYLHTQPRDAWTFEMDLRPYMETW; encoded by the coding sequence ATGGACCAAACTGCCAACCCTCGCGGTGTGGCTCTCGTCGTTGGCGCGGGTGACGCAACGGGCAGCGCAATCGGCGCGCGCTTTGCCCGCGAGGGCTATGTCGCATGCCTGACACGGCGATCGGCCGACAAACTCGAGCCTGCCGTTGAGCGCATCCGCAAGGCTGGCGGCCAGGCGTTCGGCTATGGCAGCGATGCGCGCAAGGAGGACGACGTGGTCGCCCTGATCGACCAGATCGAGAAGGAGCGTGGCCCCATCGAGGTGATGGCGTTCAACATCGGCGCCAACGTGCCCAGCAGCATCTTGGAGGAGACGGGGCGCAAGTACATGAAGATCTGGGAGATGGCCGCTTTCAGCGCATTCCTGAATGCGCGCGAGGTCGCGCGCAGGATGGTCGCGCGGGGGCGTGGCACGATTCTCTTCACCGGCGCTACGGCGGGAACTCGCGGCGCGGCGAATTTCGCGGCCTTTGCCGGCGCCAAGCATTCCCTGCGCGCACTGGCCCAGAGCATGGCACGCGAGCTCGGCCCGCGCGGCATCCACGTGGCGCACATCGTGGTCGACGGCGCCATCGACACGGAGTTCATCCGCAGCAACTTCCCCGAGCGCTATGCGCTCAAGGAGCAGGACGGCATCCTGAACCCCGAGCACATCGCGGAAAACTACTGGTACCTGCACACCCAGCCTCGAGACGCCTGGACCTTCGAGATGGACCTCCGCCCCTACATGGAAACCTGGTGA
- a CDS encoding AMP-binding protein — MKEKLMEHRPWHASYPAGLPREIVLDDSETLVTLLERAFTKHSARTAVTCAGESLTFAQVEHASALLARSLQAAGLKRGDRVALLLHNNLVYPVALAAILRAGMVGVTMNPLYTARELAYQLADSGASALVTAEPFMGVVTEVLGQTQLRYVMTVPMQQVKQALFATGGNADAQAANDGPRVVGLREATAALPDAEFTSEHVRPSDLAFLQYTGGTTGVSKGACLTHRNVLASSLQMRSWLGLALDIDNFQIVTPLPLYHIFPLGMALTALASGAHNRLVVNPRDAQALCAELERAPFDMLIGVNTMFNALVTLPKLSGIDFSRCNVVIGAGASIQTAVAAKWVAAGGPPITEAYGLTETSPSVTFNAPGRNGTIGAPVPSTDVLIVDETGEPVPLGTPGELLIKGPQVFAGYWNRGDETRRSFTPDGWFRTGDIVTMDAQGLMYIVDRKKDMILVSGFNVYPNEIEGVVAMHPDVLECACVGVPDERSAEAPHLFVVRRAPGLRAEELEAHCRKLLAAYKVPRHITFLESLPKSAVGKILRKELRPISSGATNSAPKAEVAG, encoded by the coding sequence ATGAAGGAAAAACTCATGGAACACCGGCCCTGGCATGCCTCCTACCCCGCAGGACTTCCCCGCGAGATCGTCCTGGACGACAGTGAAACCCTCGTCACCTTGCTCGAACGCGCATTCACGAAACACAGTGCCAGGACGGCCGTCACCTGCGCCGGAGAATCGCTGACCTTCGCGCAAGTCGAGCATGCGTCGGCGCTGCTCGCACGGTCCTTGCAAGCGGCCGGGCTCAAGCGCGGTGACAGGGTCGCCCTTCTGCTACACAACAACCTCGTCTACCCCGTGGCTTTGGCCGCCATCCTGCGCGCGGGCATGGTAGGGGTGACCATGAACCCGCTCTACACGGCACGCGAGCTGGCGTACCAACTGGCCGATTCGGGGGCGTCCGCCCTGGTGACTGCCGAGCCATTCATGGGTGTGGTCACCGAGGTCCTCGGTCAGACACAGCTTCGGTATGTCATGACCGTGCCGATGCAACAGGTGAAGCAAGCATTGTTCGCGACGGGCGGCAATGCAGATGCGCAAGCTGCGAACGATGGGCCTCGCGTCGTCGGTTTGCGCGAGGCGACCGCCGCGCTACCAGACGCCGAATTCACCAGCGAGCACGTGCGCCCCTCCGACCTGGCTTTTCTGCAGTACACCGGCGGCACGACAGGTGTTTCCAAGGGCGCTTGCCTGACACACCGTAACGTGCTTGCCAGCTCGCTGCAGATGCGGTCATGGCTGGGGTTGGCACTTGACATCGACAACTTTCAGATCGTAACGCCGTTGCCGCTGTATCACATCTTTCCGCTCGGAATGGCTTTGACGGCCCTTGCCAGCGGCGCTCACAACCGCTTGGTGGTCAACCCGCGCGACGCCCAGGCGCTTTGCGCCGAACTCGAGCGGGCGCCCTTCGACATGCTGATAGGCGTCAACACGATGTTCAATGCCTTGGTGACGTTGCCCAAGCTGTCCGGCATCGACTTCTCCCGTTGCAACGTGGTCATCGGCGCCGGCGCCTCGATCCAGACAGCCGTTGCAGCCAAGTGGGTTGCGGCCGGCGGCCCACCCATCACCGAGGCCTATGGGCTTACCGAAACGTCGCCCAGCGTTACCTTCAATGCGCCGGGGCGCAACGGCACCATCGGTGCGCCTGTGCCGTCGACCGACGTTCTCATCGTCGACGAGACGGGCGAACCGGTGCCGCTCGGCACGCCTGGTGAGTTGCTGATCAAGGGGCCGCAGGTTTTCGCGGGTTACTGGAACCGCGGAGACGAAACGCGCAGGTCTTTCACGCCGGATGGCTGGTTCCGCACTGGGGACATCGTCACCATGGATGCACAAGGTTTGATGTACATCGTCGACAGGAAGAAGGACATGATCCTGGTCTCTGGCTTCAATGTCTACCCGAACGAAATCGAAGGCGTGGTCGCCATGCACCCGGACGTACTCGAATGCGCATGCGTCGGGGTGCCCGACGAGCGCTCGGCAGAGGCCCCTCATCTCTTCGTCGTCCGCCGTGCACCTGGGCTGAGGGCGGAAGAGTTGGAAGCGCATTGCCGCAAGCTCCTTGCCGCATACAAGGTGCCTCGCCACATCACGTTCCTCGAGTCGCTGCCCAAGTCAGCAGTGGGGAAAATTCTGCGCAAAGAACTGAGGCCAATTTCCAGCGGCGCCACGAACTCGGCACCCAAAGCTGAAGTTGCCGGATGA
- a CDS encoding nitronate monooxygenase family protein, whose product MKTRITELFGIRHPIIQGGMHYVGFAELAAAVSNAGGLGLITGLTQRTPELLAKEIARCREMTDQPFGVNLTFLPTLSSPPYPEYIAAIAEGGVRIVETAGRSPEAYMPALKKAGIKVIHKCTSVRHALKAEAIGCDAVSVDGFECGGHPGEDDLPNMILLPRAAEELKIPFVASGGMADARSLVAALALGAEGMNMGTRFVATQEAPIHQNVKDAIVAATELDTRLVMRGLRNTERVLTNSSVEQLIRIEKEKGADLKFEDIIDQVAGVYPRVMLEGEMDAGAWSCGMVVGLIRDIPTVQELIDRIMGEAERLITERLTRFLRPVAA is encoded by the coding sequence ATGAAAACACGCATCACTGAACTCTTCGGCATCCGCCACCCGATCATTCAGGGCGGCATGCACTACGTCGGCTTCGCGGAGCTGGCCGCCGCCGTATCCAATGCCGGCGGGCTCGGGCTCATCACCGGGCTGACGCAGAGGACGCCCGAACTGCTGGCCAAGGAAATCGCCCGCTGCCGCGAGATGACGGACCAACCCTTCGGCGTGAACCTCACGTTCCTGCCGACCCTGTCTTCGCCGCCATACCCCGAGTACATCGCTGCGATTGCGGAGGGCGGCGTTCGCATCGTCGAGACCGCGGGGCGCAGTCCCGAGGCCTACATGCCCGCGCTCAAGAAGGCCGGCATCAAGGTCATCCACAAGTGCACCTCCGTGCGACACGCGCTCAAGGCCGAAGCGATCGGCTGCGACGCCGTGAGCGTGGACGGTTTCGAGTGCGGCGGCCACCCGGGCGAGGACGACCTGCCGAACATGATCCTGCTGCCGCGCGCGGCCGAGGAGCTGAAGATCCCGTTCGTCGCCTCCGGTGGCATGGCCGATGCGCGCAGCCTGGTGGCGGCGCTGGCGCTGGGCGCGGAGGGCATGAACATGGGCACGCGCTTCGTGGCCACGCAGGAAGCGCCGATCCACCAGAACGTGAAGGACGCCATCGTGGCGGCCACCGAGCTCGATACGCGGCTCGTAATGCGCGGCCTGCGCAACACCGAACGCGTGCTGACCAATTCATCTGTGGAGCAGTTGATCAGGATCGAGAAGGAAAAGGGCGCCGACCTCAAGTTCGAAGACATCATCGATCAAGTGGCCGGGGTCTACCCGCGCGTGATGCTCGAAGGCGAAATGGATGCGGGCGCCTGGAGCTGCGGCATGGTGGTCGGCCTGATCCGCGATATTCCGACGGTGCAGGAGCTGATCGATCGCATCATGGGTGAAGCGGAGCGATTGATCACAGAGCGGCTCACCAGATTCCTTCGCCCCGTTGCGGCTTAG
- a CDS encoding SDR family oxidoreductase — translation MSKVWFITGTSKGFGREFALAALERGDKVAATARNTDTLSDLVEQYGDAVLPIKLDVTNRDQVFAAVKSAHETFGRIDVVVNNAGYGLFGTVEEITEQQLRDQMETNLFGVFHVTQAVLPILREQGAGHIIQISTMGGIVAFPTLGAYHASKWALEGMTDALSQEVAGFGIKVTLVEPGGFATDWSGASAIVAAAHPAYAALHENMAARRAQVVLPQPVGFGSAILTVVDAEKPPLRVFFGEGPTLMAPQVYQQRLAEWAQWAHVSKAAEGK, via the coding sequence ATGAGCAAAGTATGGTTTATCACTGGCACATCGAAGGGCTTTGGCCGCGAGTTCGCCCTCGCCGCCCTCGAGCGTGGCGATAAAGTCGCAGCGACCGCCCGCAACACGGACACTCTGAGTGACCTGGTCGAGCAGTATGGTGACGCCGTCCTCCCGATCAAACTCGACGTCACCAACCGCGACCAGGTGTTCGCCGCCGTGAAGTCCGCGCACGAGACGTTCGGGCGGATCGACGTCGTCGTCAACAACGCAGGCTACGGGCTCTTCGGAACGGTCGAGGAGATTACCGAACAGCAGCTGCGCGACCAGATGGAGACGAACCTATTCGGCGTTTTCCATGTCACGCAGGCGGTCCTCCCGATCCTGCGCGAGCAGGGCGCGGGCCACATCATCCAGATCTCGACCATGGGCGGCATCGTCGCGTTCCCGACCCTCGGCGCCTACCACGCGTCGAAGTGGGCACTGGAAGGGATGACGGACGCGCTCTCCCAGGAAGTCGCTGGCTTCGGCATCAAGGTCACCCTGGTCGAACCCGGTGGCTTCGCCACCGACTGGTCCGGTGCATCTGCCATCGTCGCCGCCGCGCACCCCGCGTACGCGGCGCTGCACGAGAACATGGCCGCGCGGCGGGCACAGGTTGTACTTCCGCAGCCGGTCGGCTTCGGGTCCGCGATCCTCACGGTCGTGGACGCTGAGAAGCCGCCGCTGCGCGTGTTCTTCGGGGAGGGGCCGACGCTGATGGCACCACAGGTCTACCAGCAGCGCCTGGCCGAGTGGGCCCAGTGGGCGCACGTCTCCAAGGCCGCGGAAGGCAAGTAG
- a CDS encoding 2-hydroxychromene-2-carboxylate isomerase — translation MRKSVDFFFDVGSPSSYLAWTQLPALCASHGADLVYRPMLLGGVYQATGNASPATIPVKGRYTQMDYERHARRYGVPFQGNPHFPVITLFLMRAVTGIQLRHPEQLQQLLGCVFKALWIDALNLNDAQLTARILTEGGFDPAEIDRLTQDAEIKAALKATTQEAVERGVFGAPTLFVGDQMFFGQDRMDFVREALS, via the coding sequence ATGCGCAAGTCAGTTGATTTTTTCTTCGATGTCGGCAGCCCGTCTTCCTACCTGGCGTGGACGCAGCTGCCCGCGCTGTGCGCCAGCCACGGCGCGGACCTCGTATACCGGCCGATGCTGCTCGGCGGCGTCTACCAGGCCACCGGCAACGCCTCTCCGGCCACCATCCCCGTCAAGGGACGCTATACGCAGATGGACTACGAGCGCCATGCGCGCCGCTATGGCGTGCCCTTCCAGGGCAATCCGCACTTCCCGGTCATCACGCTGTTCCTCATGCGTGCTGTCACCGGCATTCAACTGCGGCACCCCGAGCAACTACAGCAATTGCTGGGCTGCGTGTTCAAGGCGCTCTGGATCGATGCGCTCAACCTGAACGATGCGCAACTCACGGCCCGCATCCTGACCGAAGGTGGGTTTGACCCCGCGGAGATCGATCGCCTGACGCAGGATGCCGAAATCAAGGCGGCACTGAAGGCAACCACTCAAGAAGCCGTCGAGCGCGGTGTGTTCGGCGCGCCCACGCTCTTCGTCGGCGACCAGATGTTTTTCGGCCAGGACCGGATGGACTTCGTTCGCGAAGCCCTGTCCTGA
- a CDS encoding oxidoreductase has protein sequence MSKSKGFTEADVPEQAGKSFIVTGANAGVGFEIARVLAARRARVLLGCREQTRAQDAIARIKRIAPNADLVWLPLDLGDLDSVRTAAEIAAKEPRIDALINNAGIMNPPLTRTKQGFEAQFGVNHLGVFALTSLLLPKLAETPGTRVVVTSSVAHLRAKIDWDDLNADKSYIKNERYGGSKLANALFFFELDRRLRAAKSPVTAIGVHPGVAATSLLRHMGLIQIVGPIFGLLFNSADKGAWPALLAATGKVKPGGYYGPTGFAGIRGVAGEAKRAPRAEDPALAKRLWDVSVTMTGIDPGLPAA, from the coding sequence ATGTCCAAGAGCAAGGGCTTCACCGAAGCCGACGTCCCCGAACAGGCGGGAAAAAGCTTCATCGTCACTGGCGCCAACGCCGGCGTGGGTTTTGAAATCGCGCGGGTGCTTGCCGCCAGGCGCGCGCGCGTCCTGCTTGGCTGCCGTGAGCAGACCAGGGCGCAGGATGCCATCGCGCGGATCAAGCGGATCGCGCCGAATGCCGATCTCGTCTGGTTGCCGCTGGACCTCGGTGACCTCGACAGCGTTCGCACCGCAGCCGAGATCGCCGCGAAGGAGCCACGGATCGATGCGCTCATCAACAATGCCGGGATCATGAACCCGCCGCTGACGCGCACGAAGCAGGGGTTCGAAGCGCAGTTCGGCGTCAATCATCTCGGCGTGTTCGCGCTCACCTCGCTGCTCCTGCCTAAGCTGGCGGAGACGCCGGGAACGCGGGTAGTAGTGACCTCGAGCGTCGCGCATCTGAGGGCCAAGATCGACTGGGACGACCTCAACGCCGACAAGAGCTACATCAAGAACGAACGCTACGGCGGCAGCAAGCTGGCGAACGCACTGTTCTTCTTCGAACTGGATCGTCGCCTGCGCGCGGCGAAGTCGCCCGTCACAGCAATCGGCGTTCATCCTGGAGTCGCCGCCACAAGTCTTTTACGTCACATGGGGCTGATCCAGATCGTGGGCCCAATCTTCGGCCTGTTGTTCAATAGCGCCGACAAAGGCGCGTGGCCGGCACTTCTGGCTGCGACCGGCAAGGTGAAGCCCGGAGGCTATTACGGTCCCACCGGCTTTGCCGGAATCCGCGGCGTAGCCGGCGAAGCAAAGCGCGCGCCGCGTGCCGAAGATCCAGCACTCGCGAAGCGGCTGTGGGATGTCTCGGTGACGATGACGGGAATCGATCCCGGCCTCCCGGCGGCCTGA